A portion of the Desulfotignum phosphitoxidans DSM 13687 genome contains these proteins:
- a CDS encoding ACT domain-containing protein: MLAEQISIFIENKEGRLAEVTAILRDANVNIRALSLADTTDFGVLRLIVNDNEKAEQALRKEGFTVGRTKVLAVEVSDEPGGLNKVLDPLWMQNVNVEYMYAFANPQCKNAIMVFRFDDHDKALEILEKHQIKVITTEDISRL; the protein is encoded by the coding sequence ATGCTTGCCGAACAGATATCCATATTCATTGAAAACAAGGAAGGTCGTCTGGCGGAAGTCACCGCCATTTTAAGGGATGCAAATGTGAATATCCGGGCCCTGTCTCTGGCCGACACCACGGATTTCGGGGTGCTGCGGCTCATTGTCAACGACAATGAAAAAGCGGAACAGGCGTTGCGCAAAGAAGGATTCACCGTGGGAAGAACCAAGGTGCTGGCCGTGGAGGTATCGGATGAACCCGGAGGGCTCAACAAAGTGCTGGATCCTTTGTGGATGCAGAATGTCAATGTGGAATATATGTATGCGTTTGCCAATCCCCAGTGCAAGAACGCCATCATGGTTTTCCGGTTCGACGACCATGACAAAGCCCTTGAAATTCTGGAGAAACATCAAATCAAAGTGATCACCACCGAAGATATTTCCCGGTTGTGA
- a CDS encoding AAA family ATPase, with translation MIIVCPKCSRKHKVSPDAVKPYIQSGKKLFATCKACKYRFPVLIDSLRDLEQSAEQPILEPKIRARKICVTLSKGGVGKTTTSVNLSCGLALTGYRVLLVDTDTQGQSAYMLGKKPGAGLTELLTGELTPNECILEARKNLWLLGGGKSLAGVKRIIDRKSYGAEWALSEALSNLDTQYDFIIMDTAPGWDQLIVNVLFYATEVLVPVALEVMPLHGLSEFLKSLGSIQKYRKEIELKYIVPTFLDTRIKGPQTLYSQLKKLYPDKLCAPIHYNESLAEAPSFGKSIFEFAPGSRASADYRELVRKVSMNDKAFS, from the coding sequence GTGATTATCGTCTGTCCCAAATGCAGTAGAAAACACAAAGTCAGTCCGGATGCAGTAAAACCCTACATTCAATCGGGTAAAAAGCTGTTTGCCACCTGCAAAGCCTGTAAATACCGGTTTCCTGTTTTGATCGATTCTTTGAGAGATCTGGAACAAAGTGCTGAACAGCCGATATTGGAACCCAAGATCCGGGCCAGGAAAATCTGTGTGACTTTGAGCAAAGGCGGCGTCGGGAAAACAACCACATCCGTGAATTTAAGCTGCGGTCTGGCGCTCACCGGGTACCGGGTCCTTCTGGTGGATACCGACACTCAAGGCCAGTCGGCGTATATGTTGGGAAAAAAACCGGGAGCCGGTCTGACGGAACTGCTCACCGGAGAACTGACACCCAATGAGTGTATTCTTGAGGCCAGGAAAAATCTGTGGCTTCTGGGCGGGGGGAAATCTCTGGCCGGGGTGAAGCGCATCATTGACCGGAAAAGTTATGGTGCCGAGTGGGCCCTGTCTGAAGCCCTGTCAAATCTGGACACCCAGTATGATTTTATCATCATGGACACGGCTCCTGGATGGGATCAGTTGATCGTCAACGTGCTGTTCTATGCCACCGAGGTTCTGGTGCCTGTGGCTTTGGAAGTGATGCCTCTTCATGGGCTGTCCGAGTTTTTGAAAAGCCTGGGATCCATCCAAAAATACCGGAAAGAGATCGAACTCAAATACATTGTACCGACATTTCTAGACACACGGATCAAGGGACCCCAAACCCTTTATAGTCAATTGAAAAAATTGTATCCTGATAAGTTATGCGCCCCGATTCACTACAATGAAAGCCTGGCAGAGGCCCCGTCTTTTGGCAAATCAATTTTTGAATTTGCGCCCGGATCCAGGGCCTCAGCCGATTATCGGGAGCTGGTAAGAAAAGTCAGCATGAATGACAAGGCCTTTTCTTAA
- a CDS encoding PilZ domain-containing protein, translating to MHQPTIEFSAVSDDTAQHSRRFYRVPVNDDSVVSFFISDIGHRVSEISQTGIGLVLENNQTFEVGERLDACRLHFDDIRLNDLTGRIVHCSPHDDLWKFGIQWIDMSDSQKQQMEDLFSRLKKRVLASIPPSMPKQTGREK from the coding sequence ATGCATCAGCCAACCATTGAGTTTTCAGCTGTATCCGATGACACGGCCCAGCATTCGAGACGGTTTTACCGGGTGCCCGTCAATGACGATTCCGTTGTTTCTTTTTTCATCTCCGATATCGGCCACAGGGTATCAGAGATCAGCCAGACGGGGATTGGCCTTGTTCTTGAGAACAACCAGACCTTTGAAGTGGGAGAACGCCTGGATGCCTGCCGTTTGCATTTTGATGATATCCGTTTGAACGATCTGACCGGGCGGATTGTCCATTGTTCTCCCCATGACGATCTCTGGAAATTCGGTATTCAGTGGATTGACATGAGCGATTCACAAAAACAACAGATGGAAGATCTGTTTTCCAGACTGAAAAAACGGGTGCTCGCATCGATACCGCCGTCAATGCCAAAACAAACAGGCAGAGAAAAATGA
- the atpE gene encoding ATP synthase F0 subunit C: MEFLVGSVWAAGLAIGIAAFGCGIGQGLGLNGAMSGISRNPEAAGKIQVNMLIGLALIESLCIYALVVSLILMYAHPALQAATAAIGGH; the protein is encoded by the coding sequence ATGGAATTTCTTGTAGGTAGTGTATGGGCTGCAGGTCTGGCCATCGGTATTGCGGCATTTGGTTGCGGCATCGGACAGGGCCTGGGTTTGAACGGCGCAATGAGCGGTATTTCCAGAAACCCGGAAGCAGCCGGTAAAATTCAGGTGAACATGCTGATCGGTCTGGCTCTGATCGAGTCTCTGTGTATTTATGCACTGGTTGTGTCCCTGATCCTCATGTATGCGCATCCGGCACTTCAGGCTGCGACTGCTGCGATTGGCGGACATTGA
- the atpB gene encoding F0F1 ATP synthase subunit A, protein MEHPYLFLTSVFGLFGLEEWAASHPHVTYMWLAMLILIVFGWLAGKSVSLVPETAQNVFEVLISGMEEFVVSITGEEGRKSYPLLITIFLFVLVGNLMGLVPSLYPPTASVNTTMALALIAVGWSHVVGVWHHGFKYIKHFLGPVPLMIPLFLPIELIAHMARVLSLTFRLFGNMMGHELVVLILLMLGGMFLAPLPVMAMGVFVALVQAFVFFLLSTMYIAGAIEEAH, encoded by the coding sequence GTGGAACATCCGTATTTATTTCTGACATCTGTATTTGGACTGTTTGGATTGGAAGAATGGGCGGCAAGTCATCCGCATGTGACCTATATGTGGCTGGCCATGCTCATTTTAATTGTTTTCGGCTGGCTGGCGGGCAAAAGCGTATCTCTGGTGCCTGAAACCGCTCAGAATGTGTTTGAGGTGCTGATTTCCGGCATGGAGGAGTTCGTGGTCAGTATCACCGGAGAAGAAGGCCGTAAATCCTATCCATTGCTGATTACCATTTTTCTTTTCGTGCTGGTGGGCAACCTCATGGGACTGGTGCCGTCCCTGTATCCTCCCACGGCCAGTGTGAATACCACCATGGCCCTGGCATTGATCGCAGTGGGATGGAGTCATGTGGTGGGGGTCTGGCATCACGGGTTCAAATATATCAAGCATTTTCTGGGACCGGTTCCTTTAATGATCCCTTTGTTTCTCCCCATTGAGCTGATTGCCCACATGGCCCGGGTTCTGTCTCTGACCTTTCGTCTGTTTGGAAACATGATGGGGCATGAACTGGTGGTGCTTATTCTTCTGATGCTGGGCGGCATGTTTCTGGCACCGTTGCCCGTGATGGCCATGGGCGTTTTCGTGGCCCTGGTTCAGGCGTTCGTGTTTTTTCTTTTGTCCACCATGTATATTGCCGGTGCCATTGAAGAAGCACATTAA
- a CDS encoding ATP synthase subunit I, whose product MQDLTKIVDMVTKCNWLLLILVAMVSVMITATSFYLGVVAGGLIVAVNFHLLKRTIQKDIRPEKVMEKGRSLTGRVLIKYYIRFVVSGLLIFLLISNHVVHPLGLLTGLSVVVASVFLVTVLVVTRLYFKEAV is encoded by the coding sequence ATGCAGGACCTGACAAAAATTGTGGATATGGTCACAAAATGCAACTGGTTGCTGTTGATTCTCGTTGCCATGGTGTCGGTGATGATCACTGCCACCTCGTTTTATCTGGGCGTGGTGGCCGGCGGATTGATTGTGGCCGTCAATTTTCATCTTTTGAAACGTACCATCCAAAAGGATATCCGACCCGAGAAGGTCATGGAAAAAGGACGGTCCCTGACGGGGCGTGTCCTTATAAAGTATTACATCCGGTTCGTTGTCAGCGGTCTGCTGATTTTTCTGCTGATATCGAATCACGTCGTTCATCCGCTGGGGCTTCTGACAGGTCTGTCAGTGGTGGTTGCAAGCGTGTTCCTGGTGACAGTGCTTGTGGTGACAAGATTATATTTTAAGGAGGCGGTATAA
- a CDS encoding AtpZ/AtpI family protein, whose product MKKETGKTIRELGYFASLGMSVALSIFIGLGLGLWLDKKFDTNPVLMFVGLIIGIIAGFSNIVRAGKKGKNY is encoded by the coding sequence ATGAAAAAAGAAACCGGTAAAACCATCAGAGAATTAGGCTATTTTGCCAGCCTCGGCATGTCCGTGGCCCTGTCGATTTTTATCGGTCTCGGCCTGGGTCTCTGGCTGGATAAGAAATTTGATACAAACCCGGTCCTGATGTTTGTGGGATTGATCATCGGGATTATTGCCGGATTCAGTAATATTGTCCGGGCCGGGAAAAAAGGAAAAAATTATTAA
- the pgeF gene encoding peptidoglycan editing factor PgeF, which translates to MTFSHLSTCSHLVHGVFPRKGGVSRPPFDSLNVGFSTGDDPAAVIENRHRILSWLQMPRAVFLNQVHGKEVLVLAGDEKIDADLFWEPGHPATRKALTADAVVTDLTQLALVIQVADCQAVMLADPEKKVIANVHSGWRGSVKNIIGQCVDVMIERFGCDPKQILAGISPSLGPCCAQFIHYQKEIPERLWQYKSQDRPYFDFWALSFDQLTARGVTPSHILNMNQCTRCRADTFFSYRKTRQTGRFACAIGLI; encoded by the coding sequence ATGACATTTTCCCATTTATCAACCTGCTCACATCTGGTTCACGGGGTGTTTCCCCGCAAAGGCGGGGTGAGTCGGCCGCCCTTTGATTCACTGAACGTGGGGTTCAGCACGGGAGATGATCCGGCCGCAGTCATAGAAAACCGGCATCGGATTCTGTCATGGTTACAGATGCCCCGGGCCGTTTTTTTAAACCAGGTCCATGGCAAAGAGGTCCTGGTGCTGGCCGGAGACGAAAAAATCGATGCAGATCTGTTCTGGGAACCGGGTCATCCCGCAACCAGAAAGGCGCTGACTGCGGATGCCGTGGTCACCGATCTGACCCAGCTGGCCCTGGTGATCCAGGTGGCGGACTGTCAGGCCGTGATGCTGGCGGATCCTGAAAAAAAAGTCATTGCCAACGTGCATTCCGGATGGCGGGGAAGTGTGAAAAATATCATCGGGCAATGTGTGGATGTCATGATCGAGCGATTCGGGTGTGATCCAAAGCAAATTCTGGCGGGGATTTCACCCTCTTTAGGTCCCTGCTGCGCCCAGTTCATCCATTATCAAAAAGAGATACCTGAACGGCTGTGGCAATATAAATCTCAGGATCGGCCGTATTTTGATTTCTGGGCCCTTTCTTTTGACCAGTTGACTGCCAGAGGCGTGACCCCGTCCCATATTCTGAACATGAACCAGTGTACCCGGTGCCGTGCGGATACGTTTTTTTCCTATCGAAAGACCCGGCAAACCGGGCGGTTCGCCTGCGCCATCGGTTTGATCTGA
- the rfaE2 gene encoding D-glycero-beta-D-manno-heptose 1-phosphate adenylyltransferase: MIPFVKKIVTFSDIAVIAERLRGEGKTIVFTNGCFDLVHAGHVTYLSAAAELGDVLVLGLNSDVSVKTIKGEKRPVINQDQRAIVVAALQMVDYVVLFDAPDPLTLIERICPDVLVKGADWAEHAIVGADVVKARGGRVARIDLAPGISTTTIIQRIGALYGRETP; the protein is encoded by the coding sequence ATGATACCATTTGTAAAAAAAATTGTCACGTTTTCAGATATCGCTGTCATTGCTGAACGTCTTCGTGGGGAGGGGAAAACCATTGTCTTTACCAATGGATGCTTTGATCTGGTCCATGCCGGGCATGTCACATATCTGTCAGCCGCCGCTGAATTGGGGGATGTCCTGGTTTTAGGGCTGAATTCCGATGTGTCTGTCAAAACCATTAAAGGGGAAAAACGTCCGGTCATCAATCAGGATCAGCGGGCCATTGTGGTGGCGGCCCTTCAGATGGTGGATTATGTGGTGCTGTTCGATGCACCCGATCCGTTGACTTTGATTGAAAGGATCTGCCCGGATGTGCTGGTGAAAGGGGCGGACTGGGCGGAACATGCCATTGTGGGCGCGGATGTCGTCAAGGCCCGCGGCGGACGGGTGGCACGGATCGACCTGGCGCCGGGCATTTCCACCACAACCATTATCCAGCGCATCGGCGCATTGTATGGCAGGGAAACACCGTGA
- a CDS encoding response regulator: MAKSFLKNKHILAVDDEKDIIETIQEILDTATVDSATDYKTASEKIYNTRYDLAILDIMGVNGIKLLEECVQRDIPAIMLTANAMNPQALIESIKKGAISYLSKEHLSDLDTLIEEFMDAQKQGKPTWKLLFDKLGDHFDLRFGDNWKDENKDFWDEFEQHWTVSRGIQERLRHNPDIMSKGI; this comes from the coding sequence ATGGCCAAATCTTTTTTAAAAAACAAGCATATTCTGGCAGTGGATGATGAAAAAGATATCATTGAAACCATTCAGGAAATTCTGGATACAGCCACCGTGGATTCCGCCACCGATTATAAAACCGCGTCGGAAAAAATTTACAACACCCGGTATGATCTGGCGATCCTGGACATTATGGGTGTCAATGGCATCAAACTGCTGGAAGAATGCGTCCAGCGGGATATCCCGGCCATCATGCTCACGGCCAATGCCATGAATCCCCAGGCGTTGATCGAGTCCATCAAAAAAGGCGCGATTTCCTATCTGTCCAAAGAGCATTTAAGTGATCTGGATACCTTGATTGAAGAATTCATGGATGCGCAAAAACAGGGAAAACCCACATGGAAGCTGCTGTTTGATAAACTCGGGGATCACTTTGATCTGCGTTTCGGTGACAACTGGAAAGATGAGAACAAAGATTTCTGGGATGAATTTGAACAGCACTGGACCGTGTCCAGAGGGATTCAGGAGCGGCTGCGCCACAATCCCGACATCATGAGCAAAGGCATATAA
- a CDS encoding TRAP transporter large permease: MQTNDLIILCVLLGCMFTYVPVFLCLFFTAAIGLIFFLDMPLGLLIQTLFRSLDNFSLVVVLFFILCGNIMSKGKTVEKLINLANALVSWLPGGLGMAGVIGCGLFGAISGSTVATVVALGGFMIPALMRNGYDEKYTLGLMTTSPNLGVIIPPSISMIFYSMISNVSLEGLFITGFIPGLLIILCVCIYSWLKYRNRTDIKRLPAPRMGDLLAIFKEGFWALMLIVIIFGGIFSGMFTANEAAVVASVYALFVEYFIYRSMSFNDIKDVTVSSAVTSATLLLIVASATCFGRYLTFENIPNRVAEVVVSTIQSPIMFLLAMNILLLIIGMFMDIISATLILGPVFLPLLGPFGVDPMHFGLIMTVNLAIGYCTPPMGVSLFITGALAKRDIIYVSRAIWPFLVIQIGVLFFLTYFPQVVLFLPRMFGYN; this comes from the coding sequence ATGCAGACAAATGATCTGATTATTCTTTGTGTTCTTTTGGGGTGCATGTTTACCTATGTACCCGTTTTTTTGTGTCTGTTTTTTACCGCGGCCATCGGGCTGATTTTTTTTCTGGACATGCCTCTGGGCCTTTTGATCCAGACCCTTTTCAGGAGTCTGGATAATTTTTCTCTGGTGGTGGTGCTGTTTTTTATCCTTTGCGGCAATATCATGAGCAAGGGAAAAACTGTGGAAAAACTCATTAACCTGGCCAATGCTTTGGTGAGCTGGCTGCCGGGGGGCTTAGGCATGGCAGGGGTGATCGGATGCGGGCTGTTCGGGGCCATTTCCGGTTCCACCGTGGCCACGGTGGTGGCCCTGGGCGGATTCATGATCCCGGCGTTGATGAGAAACGGGTATGATGAAAAATATACCCTGGGGCTCATGACCACCTCCCCGAACTTAGGCGTGATCATCCCTCCCAGCATCAGCATGATATTTTATTCCATGATCAGTAATGTGTCGCTGGAAGGGCTGTTCATCACGGGATTCATTCCCGGGCTGCTGATTATTTTATGTGTCTGCATCTACAGCTGGCTCAAATACCGGAACAGAACCGATATCAAACGGCTGCCCGCCCCCAGAATGGGAGATCTGCTGGCGATTTTCAAGGAAGGGTTCTGGGCGTTGATGCTCATTGTCATCATCTTCGGCGGGATATTTTCCGGCATGTTCACGGCCAATGAGGCGGCCGTGGTGGCATCGGTTTATGCGCTGTTTGTGGAATATTTTATCTACCGGTCCATGAGTTTTAACGACATCAAGGATGTGACCGTAAGTTCTGCGGTTACATCGGCCACCCTGCTGCTGATCGTGGCATCGGCCACCTGTTTCGGCCGGTATCTGACCTTTGAAAATATTCCCAACCGGGTGGCCGAAGTGGTGGTCTCCACCATCCAGTCCCCGATTATGTTTTTACTGGCCATGAACATTCTTTTGCTGATCATCGGCATGTTCATGGATATTATTTCCGCCACATTGATTTTAGGACCGGTGTTTCTGCCGCTTTTAGGACCCTTTGGTGTGGATCCCATGCATTTCGGGCTGATCATGACCGTGAACCTGGCCATTGGATACTGTACCCCGCCCATGGGGGTGAGCCTGTTTATCACCGGGGCGCTGGCCAAGCGGGATATTATTTATGTGTCCCGGGCCATCTGGCCGTTTCTGGTCATCCAGATCGGTGTGTTGTTCTTTTTGACCTATTTTCCCCAGGTCGTTTTGTTTCTGCCCCGGATGTTCGGATACAATTAA
- a CDS encoding TRAP transporter small permease: MLGKILKKLDTAASHFEEWTLFIIVITALIALFFNVVLRYGFNYTLAWSEELVRIVIIYSTFIGASVAVKQRAMIRIDAVVQIFPRLKKGLTFYTNILMLVFAGMMIYYGYKMTHLQLLTHQKTIIMQIPLVVVYAVMPVTGLMVFLRTVQVMVQDFTSK; this comes from the coding sequence ATGCTTGGGAAAATACTGAAGAAACTGGATACAGCTGCCAGTCATTTTGAAGAATGGACCCTTTTCATTATTGTGATCACCGCGCTGATCGCGTTGTTTTTCAATGTGGTCCTGCGGTATGGATTTAATTATACCCTTGCCTGGAGTGAAGAGCTGGTGCGGATTGTGATTATTTACTCCACGTTCATAGGCGCCAGCGTGGCCGTCAAGCAGCGGGCCATGATCCGGATTGACGCCGTGGTCCAGATTTTTCCCAGACTCAAAAAAGGCCTGACCTTTTATACCAATATCCTGATGCTGGTGTTTGCCGGGATGATGATTTATTATGGATATAAAATGACCCATCTCCAGCTTTTGACCCACCAGAAAACCATCATCATGCAGATTCCTTTGGTTGTTGTATACGCCGTCATGCCGGTGACAGGCTTGATGGTGTTTCTCAGGACGGTTCAGGTGATGGTTCAGGATTTTACATCAAAATAA
- a CDS encoding TRAP transporter substrate-binding protein has protein sequence MMKFRLSSSLLLVLTVAALMLIGSGLAMASSLDKWKPDFDPSGAKYKCIVSNVSTPALVGTHAGFEMRDELWKRTNGQIYIDFKPLSILGGEVEVLNMLQMGAIQGMGVSSVASTNLGPRFGIVNLPFLVDSFEKLDKFTSNEKLYGHFLNAMDHQGITGLDITGYGHYGWATTVPVRNIADAKKVKFRTAEAAVNQLSYRNWGFNPVAMPWPDVPVALKQGVITGLDHTLAVCYLTKKFEVAKYFTEINYAQGLFIWIFNKAWLASLPEDLRQTFIATVHDVAAENRKRTAVWEAENKVAAQGEGVEFIQLPEAEIEILKDQSQPTYEKYAEEINRLYPGDTYRPDNFLKEVQDFLSE, from the coding sequence ATGATGAAATTTCGCTTATCTTCAAGTTTACTGCTGGTTTTGACGGTAGCTGCCTTGATGCTCATCGGCTCCGGACTGGCCATGGCCTCATCTCTGGACAAATGGAAACCGGATTTCGATCCCAGCGGGGCCAAGTACAAATGCATTGTTTCCAATGTGTCCACACCCGCTCTGGTGGGCACCCATGCCGGATTTGAAATGCGCGATGAGCTGTGGAAACGCACCAACGGCCAGATCTACATCGATTTCAAACCCCTTTCCATTTTAGGCGGCGAAGTGGAGGTGCTGAACATGCTCCAGATGGGGGCGATTCAGGGGATGGGGGTGTCTTCGGTGGCATCCACCAATTTAGGGCCCCGGTTCGGTATCGTCAACCTGCCGTTTTTAGTGGATTCCTTTGAAAAACTGGACAAATTCACTTCCAATGAAAAACTGTACGGTCATTTTTTGAATGCCATGGATCACCAGGGCATCACGGGTCTGGATATCACGGGATACGGCCATTATGGCTGGGCCACCACCGTGCCGGTCAGAAACATTGCCGATGCCAAGAAAGTCAAATTCAGAACGGCCGAAGCCGCCGTGAACCAGCTGTCCTACCGGAACTGGGGATTCAACCCGGTTGCCATGCCCTGGCCGGATGTGCCCGTGGCCCTGAAACAAGGCGTCATCACCGGTCTGGACCACACCCTGGCCGTGTGCTACCTGACCAAAAAATTTGAGGTGGCCAAATATTTTACCGAGATCAACTATGCCCAGGGGCTGTTTATCTGGATTTTCAACAAGGCATGGCTGGCCAGCCTGCCCGAAGATCTGCGCCAGACCTTTATTGCGACGGTCCATGATGTGGCGGCTGAGAACCGGAAAAGAACGGCTGTCTGGGAAGCAGAGAACAAAGTAGCAGCCCAGGGGGAAGGCGTGGAATTCATCCAGTTGCCGGAAGCGGAAATAGAAATTCTCAAAGACCAGAGCCAGCCCACCTATGAAAAATATGCCGAAGAAATCAATCGGTTGTATCCCGGAGATACCTATCGACCGGATAATTTCTTAAAAGAGGTGCAGGATTTTTTAAGCGAATAA